The genome window CCTGCGCGACCAGGGCATGCAAGTGGTGTGGGTACGCAGCCTGGAAGACGCGGCGCGCAGCATCGAGCACGACAGCTGTGAACTGGTGCTGCTGGACCTGGGCTTGCCGGACGGCGATGGCCTCGACTTGCTGGCCCGGCTGCGCGCCGCGCGCCTGCCGGTGCTCATCCTGAGCGCCCGCGATACGCTGGAGCAGCGCTTGCGCGGCCTCGATGGCGGCGCCGATGATTACCTGGTCAAGCCCTTCGTGCTGGCCGAGCTGCTGTCGCGCGTGCGCGCACTGGCGCGGCGCAGCTACGGCTTCGATGGCGACACCATCGAACTGCGCGGCTTGCTGCTGCAGGTGCCCACGCGCCGGGTCAGCGTGCAGGGGCGGCCGGTGGAACTGACGGCCAGCGAATATGCGTTGCTGAAAACCCTGCTGATGCGCGCCAACAGAGTCATCACGCGCCGCGTGCTGGAAGAGCATATCCTGCCCGGTGGCCTGGCCAACGCCAGCAATACCCTGGATGTGCATATGGGTAACTTGCGCCGCAAGATAGGCGAGGGCTATATCCGCACCGTGCGCGGCGTCGGCTATGTCATCGACCAGCAAGGCGATTCCCCCGCGGCGCCGGGCGCGTCGGCATGATCGGCCACGTATGGGCCATGCTGCGCCGGCCGACGCTGGTGCGCCGCCTGATGATGGCGCAGATGCTGACGCTGACGGTGCTGTGGAGCCTGGCCGTGGCCTATGTACTGTTCGAGGGGACGGGCGAAGTGAGCAA of Janthinobacterium sp. PAMC25594 contains these proteins:
- a CDS encoding response regulator, whose product is MKILLIEDDMDLGNGVRIALRDQGMQVVWVRSLEDAARSIEHDSCELVLLDLGLPDGDGLDLLARLRAARLPVLILSARDTLEQRLRGLDGGADDYLVKPFVLAELLSRVRALARRSYGFDGDTIELRGLLLQVPTRRVSVQGRPVELTASEYALLKTLLMRANRVITRRVLEEHILPGGLANASNTLDVHMGNLRRKIGEGYIRTVRGVGYVIDQQGDSPAAPGASA